The genomic segment GCGCAGTTCTTTTTCAATCATGTCGCGGCCATTGGCTACGTTCTCCTGGCGCTGCTGCCTTTTGAACCACTGTTTAATTTTATTTTTAACTGCTGAACTTTTGGCGATCTTCAGCCAGTCACGGCTTGGACCATATGAATGCTTCGACGTCAGTACTTCGACAATGTCGCCTGTTTTCAATTTATAGTCCAGTGGGACCATTTTCCCATTGACACGTGCACCAACTGTTTTATTGCCTATTTCCGTGTGTATCCGGTAGGCAAAGTCAATGGGTACCGAACCGACCGGAAGTTCAATGACATCGCCTTTTGGGGTAAAAACAAACACGGTGTCAGAAAAAAGGTCCATCTTCAGGGACTCCATAAATTCCTTAGCATCATCCGTCTCGTTCTGATACTCCAAAATTTCCCGGAACCAGGTCAGCTTATCCTCAAATTTATTATTGATGTTACGCGTTTTGCCTTCTTTATAGGCCCAGTGTGCGGCAATGCCGTATTCTGCAACGTCATGCATCTCCTGCGTCCGGATCTGAACCTCAAGCGGGTCGCCTTTCGGTCCGATGACCGTTGTATGAAGAGACTGATACATGTTCGCTTTCGGCATGGCAATGTAGTCCTTGAAACGCCCGGGCATCGGCTTCCAGTGCGTATGAATAATCCCCAGAATCGCATAACAATCCTTAATACTTTCCACAATGATCCGGACGGCAAACAGGTCGTAAATTTCATTAAACTGCTTATGCTGATTGACCATTTTCCGGTAGATACTGTAAATATGTTTCGGGCGTCCGGAAATCTCTGCTTCGATATGAACAGATTTCACATATTTTTTCAGATCCTCAACAACCTGAGCAATATAGGCCTCCCGCTCTTCCCTTTTCTGCTTCATCAGATTGACAATTTTATAATATTGCTGCGGTTTCAGATAACGCAGTGAGATATCTTCAAGCTCCCATTTAATCGTAGAAATACCCAGACGGTTGGCCAGCGGGGCAAAAATCTCCAGCGTTTCATTGGCCTTCTGGAGCTGTTTCTCATGAGTCATATACTTTAATGTCCGCATATTGTGCAGACGGTCAGCAAGTTTAACGATGACACAGCGAAGATCACGGGCCATCGCAACGAACATCTTCCGATGATTCTCAGCCTGCTGATCTTCCTTGGACGTATATTCAAAATGCCTCAGTTTCGTTACACCATCAACGAGGG from the Sporolactobacillus sp. Y61 genome contains:
- a CDS encoding bifunctional (p)ppGpp synthetase/guanosine-3',5'-bis(diphosphate) 3'-pyrophosphohydrolase, with protein sequence MTMDELIQKASTYLDKDEIKQLNETYEFAKAAHKGQVRKSGEPYITHPVEVAGILVELKMDVTTIISGFLHDVVEDTPITLEDIRNKFGDNVATLVDGVTKLRHFEYTSKEDQQAENHRKMFVAMARDLRCVIVKLADRLHNMRTLKYMTHEKQLQKANETLEIFAPLANRLGISTIKWELEDISLRYLKPQQYYKIVNLMKQKREEREAYIAQVVEDLKKYVKSVHIEAEISGRPKHIYSIYRKMVNQHKQFNEIYDLFAVRIIVESIKDCYAILGIIHTHWKPMPGRFKDYIAMPKANMYQSLHTTVIGPKGDPLEVQIRTQEMHDVAEYGIAAHWAYKEGKTRNINNKFEDKLTWFREILEYQNETDDAKEFMESLKMDLFSDTVFVFTPKGDVIELPVGSVPIDFAYRIHTEIGNKTVGARVNGKMVPLDYKLKTGDIVEVLTSKHSYGPSRDWLKIAKSSAVKNKIKQWFKRQQRQENVANGRDMIEKELRNQGLSIKDTLTEEKLAEVVKKFNFSHENELYAAVGYNGIPARQVVDRLTEDERKAKEEPVSPARQLPESKPAPRRKTSLGVKVKGVDNLLVRLARCCNPVPGDAIVGYITRGRGVTVHRKDCPNIKSEEEQRLISVEWENTESKAKEYNVDIEINAYDRNGLLNEVLQCVTDAHTAINGVSGRADKNKVASIHMTIAITNIDHLYRVVEKIKRIPDIYSVRRVMQ